Proteins encoded within one genomic window of Brachybacterium sp. P6-10-X1:
- the mfd gene encoding transcription-repair coupling factor, translating to MTTNTLPATATRAPLRPLLEQLADGQDLTALRALVEEGSASGEGGSIVAATGLFPFAVADLARRATAESPLVVVTPTTRALEDLRSALSALIGTDHVAELPAWETLPHERLSPRADTVARRLATLRRLAHPESEDPVHVLLMPVRSLLQPIATGLGDLRAVRGTVGEDYPLEDLVRDLVDAAYVRVDMVEKRGEFAVRGGILDVFPPTEPHPVRVDLFGDEIDDVRYFSVADQRSLDPAPRGLDAPPCREILLTPQVRERARAAAEQLPGARDLLLRIADGIAADGMESLSPVLVDGMEQVADVLPAGSRFLVVDPERARARAEELVATTDEFLAAAWSSAAAGGGLPLDVGAASFVPLSEAKGHAREGGRPWFSLAAFGLDADVDLTTTAHTHPGYSGKPGDAAKDLETRRADGWSVVATMVGPGGARHVAENLRAEGMPAVFSPDLEGPVAGGEAVVTVGPFPDGLVVEDLRLVLASERDLTGKSGARRGEERRMPSRRRNVVDPLQLRPGDHVVHAHHGVGRFVEMTRRAVGTGAKRTTREYLVIEYAPSKKGQPGDRLYVPSDQLDQVTKYVGGEEPSVNRMGGADWAKTKSRARKAIREIADELVRLYSARQSAPGHAFGPDTPWQRELEDAFEFVETPDQLSTLDDVKSDMEKTVPMDRLILGDVGYGKTEIAVRAAFKAVQEGKQVAVLAPTTLLAQQHLDTFSERYTGFPVTVRGLSRFQSPADSERTIEGIADGSVDIVIGTHRLLTGNVRFKDLGLLIVDEEQRFGVEHKETLKALRTNVDVLAMSATPIPRTLEMAVTGIREMSILATPPEERHPVLTYVGAQEDKQVTAAIRRELLREGQVFYIHNRVEDIDRVAAHLRELVPDARVQVAHGKMNEAQLERVIIDFWERDFDVLVCTTIVETGLDIANANTLIVENADKFGLSQLHQLRGRVGRSSERAYAYFLYNATKPLTETAHDRLTTLATNTDLGAGMQVAMKDLEIRGAGNLLGGEQSGHIAGVGFDLYVRMVGEAVAAFRGESSAPEKEIRVELPLDAHVPHDYIGSERLRLEAYSKLSAVREVSEIEQIRAELTDRYGVPPEPVEVLLDVARFRIDARTAGVDEVQAQGKMIRFAHLEVPDSAAMRMKRLYPGTLLKPATRQVLVPRPMTSRFGGTELRDHELLEWARQVLRTLVPAAAEAMTAPTIPGEVGSTDRGAGK from the coding sequence ATGACCACGAACACGCTCCCCGCCACGGCGACCCGCGCCCCGCTGCGCCCGTTGCTCGAACAGCTCGCCGACGGACAGGACCTCACCGCGCTGCGGGCGCTCGTCGAGGAGGGGTCCGCCTCGGGTGAGGGCGGCAGCATCGTCGCCGCGACGGGACTGTTCCCCTTCGCCGTCGCGGACCTCGCCCGCCGCGCCACCGCCGAGAGCCCGCTCGTGGTCGTCACCCCCACCACTCGTGCGCTCGAGGACCTCCGCTCGGCGCTCTCGGCCCTGATCGGCACCGACCACGTCGCCGAGCTGCCCGCCTGGGAGACACTGCCGCACGAGCGGTTGTCCCCGCGCGCCGACACCGTCGCGCGGCGCCTGGCGACCCTGCGCCGCCTCGCCCACCCCGAGTCCGAGGACCCGGTGCACGTTCTGCTGATGCCCGTGCGCTCCCTGCTGCAGCCGATCGCCACCGGGCTCGGCGACCTGCGCGCCGTGCGTGGGACCGTCGGCGAGGACTATCCCCTCGAGGACCTGGTGCGGGACCTCGTCGACGCCGCCTACGTGCGCGTGGACATGGTCGAGAAGCGCGGGGAGTTCGCCGTGCGCGGCGGCATCCTGGACGTCTTCCCACCCACCGAGCCGCATCCGGTGCGCGTGGACCTCTTCGGCGACGAGATCGACGACGTGCGCTACTTCTCCGTCGCCGACCAGCGCTCCCTCGATCCTGCCCCGCGCGGGCTCGATGCCCCGCCGTGCCGGGAGATCCTGCTGACCCCGCAGGTGCGGGAGCGGGCCCGAGCGGCCGCCGAACAGCTGCCCGGGGCCCGCGACCTGCTGCTGCGCATCGCCGACGGGATCGCCGCCGACGGCATGGAGTCGCTGAGCCCCGTCCTGGTCGATGGCATGGAGCAGGTCGCCGACGTCCTCCCTGCCGGCTCCCGCTTCCTGGTGGTCGACCCCGAGCGCGCCCGCGCCCGCGCCGAGGAGCTGGTGGCCACCACGGACGAGTTCCTCGCTGCGGCTTGGTCCAGCGCCGCCGCAGGGGGCGGTCTCCCGCTCGACGTGGGCGCCGCGAGCTTCGTCCCGCTGTCCGAGGCGAAGGGGCACGCCCGCGAGGGCGGCCGCCCCTGGTTCAGCCTCGCCGCCTTCGGACTGGACGCGGACGTCGACCTCACCACCACCGCGCACACCCACCCCGGGTACTCCGGGAAGCCGGGCGATGCCGCCAAGGACCTCGAGACCCGGCGCGCGGACGGCTGGAGCGTCGTGGCCACCATGGTCGGGCCCGGAGGTGCGCGCCACGTCGCGGAGAACCTCCGCGCCGAGGGCATGCCGGCCGTGTTCTCCCCCGATCTCGAGGGACCGGTCGCCGGCGGCGAGGCGGTCGTGACCGTCGGCCCCTTCCCCGACGGTCTCGTCGTCGAGGACCTCCGGCTGGTCCTCGCCTCGGAGCGCGACCTGACCGGCAAATCCGGGGCCCGCCGCGGCGAGGAGCGCAGGATGCCCTCACGTCGGCGCAATGTCGTCGATCCGCTCCAGCTGCGCCCCGGCGACCACGTCGTCCACGCCCACCACGGCGTCGGCCGCTTCGTCGAGATGACCCGCCGCGCCGTCGGCACCGGGGCGAAGCGCACCACCCGCGAGTACCTGGTCATCGAGTACGCCCCGTCGAAGAAGGGCCAGCCCGGCGATCGCCTGTACGTCCCCAGCGACCAGCTGGACCAGGTCACCAAGTACGTCGGTGGCGAGGAGCCCAGCGTCAACCGGATGGGTGGGGCCGACTGGGCCAAGACCAAGTCCCGCGCCCGCAAGGCGATCCGCGAGATCGCCGACGAGCTGGTGCGCCTGTACTCGGCCCGGCAGTCCGCCCCGGGCCACGCCTTCGGCCCCGACACCCCGTGGCAGCGCGAGCTCGAGGACGCCTTCGAGTTCGTCGAGACCCCGGATCAGCTCTCCACCCTCGACGACGTCAAGTCCGATATGGAGAAGACCGTCCCGATGGACCGTCTGATCCTCGGCGACGTCGGCTACGGCAAGACCGAGATCGCCGTGCGCGCCGCGTTCAAAGCCGTTCAGGAGGGCAAGCAGGTGGCCGTCCTGGCACCGACGACGCTGCTGGCCCAACAGCACCTGGACACCTTCTCCGAGCGGTACACCGGGTTCCCGGTCACGGTGCGGGGGCTCTCCCGCTTCCAGAGCCCGGCGGATTCCGAGCGGACCATCGAGGGGATCGCCGACGGCAGCGTCGACATCGTCATCGGCACCCACCGTCTGCTGACCGGCAACGTGCGCTTCAAGGATCTCGGTCTGCTGATCGTCGACGAGGAGCAGCGCTTCGGCGTCGAGCACAAGGAGACCCTCAAGGCGCTGCGCACGAACGTCGACGTGCTGGCGATGTCCGCCACCCCGATCCCACGTACCCTGGAGATGGCCGTCACCGGAATCCGGGAGATGTCGATCCTGGCCACCCCGCCGGAGGAGCGCCATCCGGTGCTCACCTACGTCGGTGCCCAGGAGGACAAGCAGGTCACCGCCGCCATCCGTCGCGAGCTGCTGCGCGAGGGCCAGGTGTTCTACATCCACAACCGGGTCGAGGACATCGATCGCGTCGCCGCCCACCTGCGGGAGCTGGTTCCCGACGCCCGGGTCCAGGTCGCGCACGGCAAGATGAACGAGGCCCAGCTGGAGCGGGTCATCATCGACTTCTGGGAGCGTGACTTCGACGTGCTGGTGTGCACCACCATCGTCGAGACCGGGCTGGACATCGCCAACGCCAACACCCTGATCGTCGAGAACGCGGACAAGTTCGGTCTCTCCCAGCTGCACCAGCTGCGCGGTCGCGTGGGCCGCTCGAGCGAGCGTGCCTACGCCTACTTCCTCTACAACGCCACCAAGCCGTTGACGGAGACCGCGCACGACCGCCTGACCACGCTCGCGACCAACACGGATCTCGGCGCGGGCATGCAGGTGGCGATGAAGGACCTCGAGATCCGCGGTGCCGGGAATCTGCTGGGCGGGGAGCAGTCCGGGCACATCGCCGGAGTCGGCTTCGACCTGTACGTGCGCATGGTGGGGGAGGCCGTGGCGGCCTTCCGCGGCGAGAGCTCGGCGCCGGAGAAGGAGATCCGGGTCGAGCTGCCGCTGGATGCGCACGTCCCGCACGACTACATCGGTTCCGAGCGGCTGCGGCTGGAGGCCTACTCCAAGCTCTCGGCCGTCCGCGAGGTCTCCGAGATCGAGCAGATCCGCGCCGAGCTCACCGACCGCTACGGCGTCCCGCCCGAACCGGTCGAGGTGCTGCTGGACGTGGCGCGCTTCCGGATCGATGCCCGGACAGCCGGCGTCGACGAGGTGCAGGCCCAGGGGAAGATGATCCGCTTCGCCCACCTCGAGGTGCCTGACTCCGCCGCGATGCGGATGAAACGCCTCTACCCGGGCACCCTGCTCAAGCCCGCCACCCGCCAGGTGCTGGTGCCCCGACCCATGACCTCCCGCTTCGGTGGCACGGAACTGCGGGACCACGAGCTGCTGGAGTGGGCCCGTCAGGTGCTGCGCACCCTCGTGCCCGCGGCCGCCGAGGCGATGACGGCGCCGACGATCCCGGGCGAGGTCGGGAGCACCGATCGGGGCGCGGGGAAGTAG
- a CDS encoding MazG nucleotide pyrophosphohydrolase domain-containing protein, whose product MSDDENRTTTGRTAPRGIDSEPRGTDSEPRGAALLRAVEVMDALRAADGDAWTHQQSHASLARYLLEETHEVLEVIDDPAAHAPGALADELGDLLFQILFHARIGHEEDPAWDVGDVARSFIAKMERRNPHIFSSHREQALRDRGDVEEIIAQWHAVKAAERRASGDRPRGWADGIPARLPALQTAAKIVHRARSDGQLEQLLASADRASAAADAERWGGDLGRELLDLVVAAEARDDDPETALRTLLARLRQHGSDGPGGPTA is encoded by the coding sequence GTGAGCGACGACGAGAACCGGACCACGACCGGGAGGACCGCACCCCGCGGGATCGACTCCGAACCCCGCGGGACCGACTCCGAACCCCGCGGGGCCGCGCTGCTGCGCGCCGTGGAGGTGATGGACGCCCTGCGCGCGGCCGACGGCGATGCCTGGACCCATCAGCAGAGCCATGCCTCGCTCGCGAGGTACCTGCTGGAGGAGACTCACGAGGTGCTCGAGGTGATCGACGACCCCGCGGCCCATGCGCCCGGGGCGCTGGCCGACGAGCTCGGGGACCTGCTGTTCCAGATCCTGTTCCACGCCCGCATCGGCCACGAGGAGGACCCCGCCTGGGACGTCGGCGACGTCGCCCGCTCCTTCATCGCCAAGATGGAACGCCGCAACCCCCACATCTTCTCCTCCCACCGTGAGCAGGCTCTCCGCGATCGGGGGGACGTTGAGGAGATCATCGCGCAGTGGCACGCCGTCAAGGCCGCCGAGCGTCGTGCCTCCGGCGACCGCCCTCGGGGCTGGGCCGACGGCATCCCCGCCCGATTGCCCGCTCTGCAGACCGCTGCGAAGATCGTCCACCGCGCCCGCTCCGACGGGCAGCTCGAGCAGCTGCTGGCCTCCGCCGACCGCGCCTCGGCCGCGGCGGACGCCGAGCGGTGGGGCGGCGACCTCGGCCGGGAGCTGCTGGACCTGGTCGTCGCCGCCGAGGCCAGGGACGACGACCCCGAGACCGCGCTGCGGACCCTGCTGGCGCGATTGCGGCAGCATGGGAGCGACGGTCCCGGCGGCCCGACGGCCTAG